In one Bacteroidales bacterium genomic region, the following are encoded:
- a CDS encoding thymidylate synthase translates to MQQYLDLLNHVLQTGIRKSDRTGTGTISVFGYQMRFNLQEGFPLLTTKKLHFKSIAYELLWFLRGDTNIKFLTDHGITIWNEWADEYGNLGPVYGYQWRSWPAANGKYIDQISQVVDSLRNNPDSRRHIVSAWNVGEIDKMALPPCHILFQFYVAGGKLSCQLYQRSADIFLGVPFNIASYSLLTCMMAQVTGLQPGEFIHTLGDAHLYLNHIEQAKLQLTRTPRKLPTLRLNPDVKDIFSFRYEDFIIEGYDPHPHIKADISV, encoded by the coding sequence ATGCAACAATACCTTGATCTTTTGAATCATGTTTTGCAGACCGGCATCCGGAAAAGTGACAGAACGGGTACCGGTACGATCAGTGTTTTCGGATACCAGATGCGCTTCAACCTCCAGGAGGGATTTCCTCTGCTCACCACAAAGAAGCTGCATTTTAAGTCCATTGCATATGAACTGCTCTGGTTCCTCAGAGGCGACACCAACATTAAATTTCTTACCGATCATGGCATAACCATCTGGAATGAATGGGCCGATGAATACGGTAATCTGGGCCCGGTGTACGGCTATCAGTGGCGAAGCTGGCCTGCCGCCAACGGCAAATATATTGACCAGATCAGCCAGGTTGTTGATTCCCTGCGCAACAACCCCGATTCCCGCCGCCATATTGTGTCAGCCTGGAATGTGGGCGAAATTGACAAAATGGCCCTCCCTCCCTGTCATATCCTCTTCCAGTTTTATGTTGCCGGAGGAAAACTCTCGTGCCAGCTTTACCAGAGGAGTGCCGATATTTTTCTCGGTGTTCCGTTCAACATCGCCTCTTACTCCCTTCTTACCTGCATGATGGCTCAGGTTACAGGGCTTCAGCCCGGAGAATTCATTCACACCCTCGGCGATGCTCATCTTTACCTGAATCATATTGAACAGGCAAAACTGCAACTTACCCGCACGCCCAGAAAACTACCCACCCTGCGGCTGAATCCGGATGTCAAAGACATCTTTTCTTTCCGCTACGAGGATTTTATTATAGAAGGTTACGACCCGCACCCGCACATTAAAGCCGACATTTCCGTATGA